The Sorangiineae bacterium MSr11367 genome window below encodes:
- a CDS encoding sigma-70 family RNA polymerase sigma factor, with translation MSEVDNSDERLRVLLQERARLLAFVERRVGSREMAEEILQEAFVRGVEKIAAVRDDESVVAWFYRLLRNAIIDRRRRHVATERVQSELAREWEALAEANEPDERERGEICTCMSGLVDTLKPEYESAIRTVDLGGGTVADLARANGISAGNAAVRLHRARQALGQRLRVTCGACAEHGCLDCGCRKSDERRVRAAT, from the coding sequence ATGTCTGAAGTCGACAATTCGGACGAGCGGCTTCGCGTTTTGCTCCAAGAGCGGGCACGCCTTCTCGCGTTCGTCGAACGGCGGGTAGGTTCGCGGGAGATGGCCGAGGAGATCCTTCAAGAAGCGTTCGTGCGCGGTGTCGAAAAGATCGCGGCCGTGCGCGACGACGAATCCGTGGTGGCCTGGTTCTATCGGCTGCTTCGCAATGCCATCATCGATCGGCGGCGGCGCCATGTGGCGACCGAGCGCGTTCAATCGGAGCTCGCGCGCGAGTGGGAGGCGCTGGCCGAGGCGAACGAACCCGACGAGCGCGAGCGCGGCGAAATATGTACTTGCATGTCGGGTCTCGTCGACACGCTCAAACCAGAATACGAAAGCGCCATTCGCACGGTTGACCTCGGCGGGGGCACCGTGGCCGACCTGGCACGGGCCAATGGAATCAGCGCGGGAAATGCCGCCGTTCGTCTGCATCGCGCCCGGCAGGCCTTGGGGCAGCGGCTGCGCGTGACGTGCGGCGCCTGCGCGGAACACGGCTGCCTCGACTGTGGATGCAGAAAATCGGACGAGAGACGTGTAAGAGCCGCCACCTGA
- a CDS encoding alpha/beta hydrolase, giving the protein MSNETQRVGLPTGQHEVVIGGTSMVYHVHGSGPVVVAHPGGPGGGWRYLRMPEVEKFATVVYVEPIGTGASGRFENPADYSLQLDASNVEGLRAHLGIDKIALLGHSYGGFVALTYALAHPDHLAALVLYDTSPTNGPDFDKDVASNLQWFKDEPWFGEATAAFQQLSKSQSDEELTATFARVIPLYIAHWPQRRNELEGRMSRMELHVERSYRRKVGGPSVPSTPYDVRPRLGEIKVPTLVQVGAKDFICSAKMAEVIHRGIDGSRLVVFPETAHLAHIETPHEYARSIREFLGSAAGL; this is encoded by the coding sequence ATGTCCAATGAGACCCAGCGGGTCGGACTTCCGACCGGGCAGCACGAAGTCGTGATCGGCGGAACGTCGATGGTTTATCACGTACATGGAAGCGGGCCGGTCGTGGTGGCCCATCCGGGCGGTCCTGGTGGCGGGTGGCGCTACCTACGGATGCCGGAGGTCGAAAAATTCGCGACCGTCGTCTACGTCGAGCCCATTGGTACGGGCGCCTCCGGGCGATTCGAGAATCCGGCCGATTACAGCCTGCAGCTCGATGCGTCCAACGTCGAGGGACTGCGCGCGCACTTGGGAATCGACAAGATTGCGCTCCTCGGTCACTCGTACGGCGGCTTCGTGGCGTTGACGTATGCCCTCGCGCATCCGGATCATCTGGCGGCGCTCGTCCTGTATGACACGTCCCCCACCAACGGACCGGATTTCGACAAGGACGTCGCCTCCAACCTGCAATGGTTCAAGGACGAGCCGTGGTTCGGCGAGGCCACCGCGGCCTTCCAGCAATTGAGCAAGTCCCAGAGCGATGAAGAGCTCACGGCGACGTTTGCCCGCGTCATCCCGCTGTACATTGCCCATTGGCCGCAGCGGCGCAACGAGCTCGAGGGCCGCATGTCCCGCATGGAGCTTCACGTCGAACGGTCCTACCGCCGAAAGGTCGGCGGCCCCTCGGTGCCGAGTACGCCCTACGATGTTCGTCCGCGGCTGGGCGAAATCAAGGTGCCCACACTCGTCCAAGTGGGCGCCAAAGACTTCATTTGCTCCGCCAAGATGGCCGAGGTGATCCATCGCGGCATCGACGGTTCCCGCTTGGTCGTCTTCCCGGAGACGGCCCACCTCGCCCATATCGAAACGCCGCACGAGTACGCGCGCAGCATTCGCGAGTTTCTAGGGAGCGCGGCCGGGCTGTAG
- a CDS encoding NAD(P)H-binding protein yields MTSNRNVTVYGAYGHTGRFVVAELLARGWNPIVSGRDADKLKSLDRRLDVRPASVDDAASLDRALAGSAAVILCAGPFADTSAPVVEAALRAGIPYLDPSAEGVVTMTTFEQYAARARGTVILPAMGFYGGLGDLLATVAMGDDDAPADEIRVGFALDGWHPTNGTRITGQRTAGRRVFFSNNRLEVGSDPQEKSTWNFPAPIGPQDVVPLSTVDVVTMSRHLRAREIRTFMNLAPLVDLRNPATPAPVATDDRGRSSQTFVVEAVVRRGGEERRAVVRGRDIYAVSAPILVEAMERVLDGRTRTSGVVAAGAIFDAADFLRALSPKHLEFEGA; encoded by the coding sequence ATGACGTCGAATCGGAATGTGACAGTGTACGGAGCCTATGGCCATACGGGGCGCTTCGTCGTGGCGGAATTGCTCGCGCGCGGGTGGAACCCCATTGTATCAGGGCGCGATGCGGACAAATTGAAGTCATTGGATCGGCGCCTCGATGTGCGGCCTGCGTCGGTGGACGATGCGGCCTCGCTCGATCGCGCGCTTGCGGGCTCCGCGGCGGTGATTCTTTGTGCGGGGCCATTTGCCGACACGTCGGCGCCCGTCGTAGAGGCTGCGCTGCGGGCGGGGATCCCTTACCTCGACCCGTCGGCGGAGGGCGTCGTGACCATGACGACGTTCGAGCAATATGCGGCCCGCGCGCGGGGCACGGTCATTCTTCCTGCCATGGGCTTTTATGGCGGGCTGGGCGATCTTTTGGCGACCGTAGCCATGGGGGACGATGACGCGCCCGCGGATGAAATCCGGGTGGGCTTTGCGCTCGACGGATGGCACCCAACGAACGGTACGCGCATCACGGGGCAACGCACGGCCGGACGTCGGGTCTTCTTTTCGAACAACCGGCTGGAAGTTGGCTCCGATCCGCAGGAGAAATCGACCTGGAATTTTCCTGCGCCGATTGGCCCGCAAGACGTGGTGCCGCTCTCCACGGTGGACGTCGTGACCATGTCGCGCCATCTGCGGGCGCGGGAGATCCGCACGTTCATGAACCTTGCGCCCCTGGTCGATCTTCGCAATCCAGCGACGCCAGCCCCTGTTGCGACGGACGATCGAGGGCGATCGTCGCAAACGTTCGTCGTCGAGGCCGTCGTGCGCCGAGGCGGGGAGGAGCGACGGGCGGTGGTGCGCGGAAGGGATATCTATGCCGTCTCGGCGCCGATCCTCGTCGAAGCGATGGAGCGCGTGCTCGACGGGCGCACGCGCACGAGCGGCGTCGTGGCCGCCGGTGCGATCTTCGACGCGGCGGATTTCCTGCGTGCACTGTCGCCGAAGCACCTCGAGTTCGAGGGAGCCTGA
- the cadA gene encoding cadmium-translocating P-type ATPase → MEHSEPIKKPCCHGKAAHAPVAPVAPAVTAAKPPVPAAATSGADVEYTCPMHPEVVQMGPGSCPKCGMALEPKIVSATTVEDDSELRDMRRRFLVAAVLSVPVLVLGMAETLPWVQLGLATPVVLWGGWPFFQRAWASVIHRSPNMFTLIALGTGTAFVYSLLAMLVPGIFPESIRMHGMVPVYFEAASVIVALVLLGQVLELRARSRTGQAMRALLDLAPKTARKIKSCGEHDVPLENVHVGDRLRVRPGEKIPVDGKCLEGSSNVDESMVTGEPIPVEKKPGDRVVGGTVNTTGSLVIEAEHVGRDTLLARIVQMVGEAQRTRTRIQRVADATAAYFVPAVIAVAALAFTVWMFVGPEPRFSHALLAAVAVLIIACPCALGLATPMSIMVGTGRGAHAGILFKNAEALELLSKVDTVVVDKTGTLTEGKPRVTRVVALSGDEETVLSVAAALETASEHPLADAIVRAARERGLAISKATDFQSKTGRGVVGTVDGREVAVGNRALLADRGIDAGHAVGEAGETTVFVAIGTELAGFVAIADPIKESAREAVRALREEGLTVVMLTGDAKVAAEAVARAVGIERVEAEVLPEQKEAAVRRFQEGGRTVAMAGDGINDAPALARAHVGIAMGTGTDVAMESAGITLVRGDLRGIAQARRLSEVTMRNIRQNLFFAFLYNVLGIPIAAGVLYPAFGLLLSPMLASAAMTLSSVSVIANALRLRQARL, encoded by the coding sequence ATGGAACACTCCGAGCCCATCAAGAAGCCGTGCTGCCACGGCAAGGCGGCCCACGCGCCGGTCGCTCCAGTCGCGCCGGCCGTGACGGCCGCCAAGCCGCCCGTTCCGGCGGCGGCCACCTCCGGGGCCGATGTAGAATACACCTGTCCGATGCACCCCGAGGTGGTGCAGATGGGGCCGGGCTCGTGCCCCAAATGCGGAATGGCCCTGGAGCCGAAGATCGTCTCGGCCACCACGGTGGAGGACGACTCGGAGCTGCGCGACATGCGGCGTCGCTTCCTCGTCGCCGCGGTGCTTTCCGTGCCGGTGCTGGTCTTGGGCATGGCCGAAACGCTGCCCTGGGTGCAGCTCGGCCTGGCGACGCCGGTGGTGCTTTGGGGCGGCTGGCCCTTCTTCCAGCGCGCGTGGGCGTCGGTGATCCATCGCAGCCCGAACATGTTCACGTTGATTGCGCTGGGGACGGGGACGGCCTTCGTCTACAGCCTGCTCGCGATGCTCGTGCCGGGCATCTTTCCCGAGTCGATTCGCATGCACGGGATGGTGCCCGTGTACTTCGAGGCCGCGTCGGTCATCGTGGCGCTGGTGCTGCTCGGCCAGGTGCTGGAGCTTCGTGCGCGCAGCCGCACCGGCCAAGCGATGCGCGCGTTGCTCGACCTGGCGCCGAAGACCGCGCGAAAGATCAAGTCCTGCGGCGAGCACGACGTGCCGTTGGAGAACGTGCACGTGGGCGACCGGTTGCGGGTGAGGCCGGGGGAGAAGATCCCCGTCGACGGCAAATGTCTCGAGGGAAGCAGCAACGTCGATGAATCGATGGTCACCGGCGAGCCCATTCCGGTCGAGAAAAAGCCGGGCGACCGCGTCGTCGGCGGCACGGTGAACACGACGGGCAGCTTGGTCATCGAGGCCGAGCACGTGGGGCGCGACACATTGCTCGCGCGCATCGTGCAGATGGTGGGCGAGGCGCAACGCACGCGCACCCGGATTCAGCGCGTGGCCGATGCCACCGCCGCGTACTTCGTGCCCGCGGTCATCGCGGTGGCGGCGCTGGCCTTCACGGTCTGGATGTTCGTGGGGCCCGAGCCTCGGTTCTCGCACGCGCTGCTCGCGGCCGTGGCCGTGCTGATCATCGCGTGCCCGTGCGCACTCGGCTTGGCCACGCCGATGTCCATCATGGTGGGCACGGGCCGCGGCGCCCATGCAGGCATTCTGTTCAAGAACGCCGAGGCGCTGGAGTTGCTCAGCAAGGTCGACACCGTGGTGGTCGACAAGACGGGCACACTGACCGAGGGCAAACCGCGCGTGACGCGCGTGGTGGCGCTTTCGGGCGACGAAGAGACGGTGCTCTCGGTGGCTGCGGCGCTGGAAACCGCGAGCGAGCATCCCCTGGCCGACGCCATCGTGCGCGCCGCCCGCGAGCGCGGCCTCGCGATCTCCAAGGCGACGGATTTCCAATCGAAGACCGGCCGCGGCGTCGTCGGCACCGTGGACGGACGCGAGGTGGCGGTGGGCAATCGCGCGCTGCTGGCCGATCGCGGGATCGACGCAGGGCACGCGGTGGGTGAGGCGGGCGAGACGACCGTGTTCGTGGCCATCGGCACGGAGCTCGCGGGGTTCGTGGCCATCGCCGATCCGATCAAGGAGTCCGCGCGCGAGGCCGTGCGTGCGCTGCGCGAGGAGGGCCTCACCGTGGTCATGCTGACCGGCGACGCGAAGGTCGCGGCCGAGGCCGTGGCGCGTGCGGTCGGCATCGAGCGCGTCGAGGCCGAGGTGCTCCCGGAGCAAAAGGAAGCGGCCGTGCGGCGCTTCCAGGAAGGCGGCCGCACCGTGGCCATGGCGGGCGATGGCATCAACGACGCCCCGGCGCTGGCCCGCGCCCACGTGGGCATCGCCATGGGGACGGGCACCGACGTGGCCATGGAGAGCGCCGGCATCACCTTGGTGCGCGGCGATCTGCGCGGCATCGCGCAGGCACGGCGCCTCAGCGAGGTGACCATGCGCAACATCCGCCAGAACCTCTTCTTCGCCTTCCTCTACAACGTACTCGGCATTCCCATCGCCGCTGGCGTGCTGTACCCGGCTTTCGGCCTGTTGCTCTCGCCGATGCTCGCGAGCGCGGCCATGACCCTCAGTTCCGTGTCGGTCATCGCGAATGCGCTGCGTCTAAGGCAAGCTCGCCTGTAG
- a CDS encoding penicillin acylase family protein, giving the protein MRFNTTRISCAAIATIALGFAGCGAVSDTPAAATGELRPSASALYVVAGLQRPVELLEDRWGVPHIYARSTEDVFLAQGFNAARERLFQIDLWRRRGLGSLSGVFGASYVPQDTAARLFLYRGDMRREWESYGPEARMAATRFAAGVNAYVDWLGQHPEYLPEEFRMLGYAPSHWQPEDVVRIRSHGLTRNVTSEVARSKVACAAGVEADQVRVHLEPEWHTTVPAGFDPCSLPPDVLRVFELATQPVTFDRATLKPIAWRATQDEAPEGSNNWAIAPARTATGRPILANDPHRKYAMPSQRYIAHLSAPGLDAIGAGEPSQPGLSMGHNGTIAFGLTVFYLDQEDLYFYELDPNDHGRYRYGQGWEPLRTVKESVPVAGEAPRDIELRFTRHGPVVKIDEARHRAYAVRTAWQEPGMSPYYGSLRLLRARNFAEFKSAMRNWGAPTENQAYADVHGNIGWVPGGLAPKRRGYDGLVPVPGDGRYEWDGFYDGDDFPSAYNPPEGFIATANQMNLPPDYPYREKKIGFEWVNPARYQRIHEVLSASPHASVEDSIRLQSDQLSRPALQLIALLPHSGAASAMLHAWDGIERADSAPAALFEVWRKRHLGPAFVKAMLPPAAASVVAQPDLATLLDALEHPQRWFGEDAPAKRDRLLSDTLDAAYADTARLLGAQATEWKWGRLLHSVFQHPLSAGVDEATRARLNVGPLPRGGSEYTVNASTYEKDFTHTAGASFRMVLDVGHWDASRAINTPGQSGDARAAHYRDLAESWSAGGTFPLLYSRPAVERNTERRILLQPGRAP; this is encoded by the coding sequence ATGCGCTTCAACACGACGCGTATCTCGTGCGCGGCCATCGCAACCATCGCGCTTGGCTTCGCAGGATGCGGCGCCGTCTCCGATACGCCCGCCGCCGCCACCGGCGAGCTGCGACCTTCCGCCTCGGCGCTGTACGTGGTCGCAGGCCTGCAGCGCCCCGTGGAGCTCCTCGAAGATCGATGGGGCGTCCCGCACATCTACGCCCGCAGCACCGAAGACGTCTTCTTGGCGCAAGGCTTCAATGCCGCACGCGAGCGCCTGTTTCAAATCGACCTCTGGCGGCGCCGCGGCCTCGGGTCCTTGTCGGGAGTGTTCGGCGCCTCCTACGTGCCGCAAGACACCGCCGCCCGCCTTTTCCTGTACCGCGGGGACATGCGTCGCGAGTGGGAAAGCTATGGGCCCGAGGCTCGAATGGCGGCCACTCGGTTCGCGGCGGGCGTGAATGCGTACGTCGATTGGCTCGGCCAGCACCCGGAATACCTTCCAGAGGAATTTCGCATGCTGGGATATGCCCCTTCGCATTGGCAACCGGAAGACGTGGTGCGCATCCGAAGCCACGGCCTGACCCGCAATGTCACCAGCGAGGTGGCACGCTCGAAGGTGGCATGTGCGGCCGGGGTCGAAGCCGACCAAGTTCGCGTGCATTTGGAACCCGAATGGCACACCACCGTGCCGGCGGGTTTCGATCCTTGCTCGCTCCCGCCCGATGTCCTTCGCGTGTTCGAACTCGCCACGCAGCCCGTGACCTTCGATCGCGCGACCCTCAAGCCGATCGCGTGGCGCGCAACGCAGGACGAGGCGCCCGAGGGCAGCAACAATTGGGCGATCGCTCCCGCACGAACCGCAACGGGCCGGCCCATCCTGGCCAACGATCCGCATCGAAAATACGCGATGCCTTCGCAACGCTACATCGCACATCTGTCAGCACCGGGCCTGGACGCCATCGGTGCCGGCGAGCCTTCCCAGCCCGGACTTTCGATGGGTCACAACGGGACCATCGCCTTCGGGCTCACCGTGTTTTACCTCGACCAGGAAGATCTCTACTTCTACGAGCTCGACCCGAACGACCATGGCCGCTACCGGTACGGCCAAGGCTGGGAGCCGCTCCGCACCGTCAAAGAAAGCGTCCCCGTCGCCGGGGAGGCACCGCGCGACATCGAGCTCCGTTTCACGCGGCATGGGCCCGTGGTGAAAATCGACGAAGCGCGACACCGGGCCTACGCGGTGCGCACGGCGTGGCAGGAACCGGGCATGTCGCCCTACTACGGCAGCCTTCGTCTGCTGCGGGCTCGCAACTTCGCCGAGTTCAAAAGCGCGATGCGCAACTGGGGTGCGCCCACGGAAAATCAGGCGTACGCCGACGTGCACGGCAACATCGGGTGGGTTCCTGGCGGCCTGGCGCCCAAGCGCCGCGGCTACGATGGCCTCGTCCCCGTGCCTGGCGACGGTCGCTACGAGTGGGATGGCTTCTACGACGGGGACGACTTTCCGAGCGCATACAATCCGCCCGAGGGATTCATTGCCACGGCCAATCAAATGAATCTGCCACCCGATTATCCGTATCGGGAAAAGAAAATCGGATTCGAATGGGTCAATCCAGCGCGCTATCAGCGCATTCACGAGGTGCTATCCGCGTCCCCGCACGCCTCGGTCGAGGATTCGATTCGCCTGCAAAGCGACCAGCTCTCGCGCCCCGCCTTGCAGCTCATCGCGCTCCTTCCCCATTCCGGGGCCGCGTCCGCCATGCTGCACGCATGGGACGGGATCGAACGCGCGGACTCCGCGCCGGCCGCGCTCTTCGAAGTGTGGCGAAAGCGCCACCTCGGCCCCGCCTTCGTCAAGGCCATGCTCCCGCCCGCCGCGGCCAGCGTCGTGGCGCAGCCCGATCTGGCGACGTTGCTCGATGCGCTCGAGCACCCGCAACGGTGGTTCGGCGAGGACGCGCCCGCCAAACGCGACCGCTTGCTCTCCGACACGCTCGATGCTGCCTACGCCGACACCGCCCGTCTCCTGGGCGCGCAAGCCACGGAGTGGAAGTGGGGCCGTCTCTTGCACTCGGTTTTCCAGCATCCGCTCTCCGCGGGCGTCGATGAAGCCACCCGTGCACGCTTGAACGTCGGGCCACTCCCGCGCGGTGGCTCCGAGTACACGGTCAACGCCTCCACCTACGAGAAAGACTTCACGCACACGGCCGGGGCCTCCTTCCGCATGGTCCTCGACGTGGGCCACTGGGACGCGTCCCGCGCCATCAATACCCCGGGCCAATCCGGCGATGCGCGCGCCGCGCACTACCGCGATCTGGCCGAATCCTGGAGCGCCGGGGGCACGTTTCCCTTGCTCTACAGCCGCCCCGCCGTCGAACGCAATACCGAGCGCCGCATCCTCCTACAGCCCGGCCGCGCTCCCTAG
- a CDS encoding methyl-accepting chemotaxis protein: MHRLKLFWKFALLASMIPVTVATMAAVARRGTSDLKYQVDNMYAFMLIPIMGIEEGNLRRDQLATELAFLKRLDLSAEERGDHIARVRKYDTDMAQVMAKYRAEWWTAVSPEFTHTLEAAGQKQLQIDETDRLLQYEKAYATYATHREMFLAGKSGEFDAIVPQLEVMNQALTDLVHINATFAELSNKDAQVTVERTRSRLWVAGAALALAALAVAWWLSRLVVVSVTVLRNATMRLAKGDLDVDLGNEDDMRANSDEVAQMTLQFKRFVGVLRTLIGSVQAGADALAVAAAQVSSSSLLLSQGTSTQAVSVRETSAVLERMGTSIAQTARSSRKVEEIARHGVVAAEEGCKSVQESVTSIEAIASKMYIVQDIAYQTNLLALNAALEAARAGEHGRGFAVIADEVRKLAERTQSAANDIRELASSNTRIVTRSEQRIAELVPSIRRTAELVQGMAGAANEQAAGVSRINVAIAQTDRVTQQNVHAAQELASTAEEVSAQADALRDLASFFRLPAWSSTANVTTKKTDPEPTSPSEFPTARDSKPPSYDGDNAA, from the coding sequence ATGCACCGTTTGAAGCTCTTCTGGAAGTTCGCGCTTCTCGCGTCGATGATCCCTGTCACCGTGGCCACCATGGCGGCCGTAGCGCGCCGCGGCACCAGCGACTTGAAATACCAAGTCGACAATATGTACGCCTTCATGCTCATCCCCATCATGGGCATTGAAGAAGGAAATCTCCGGCGCGACCAACTCGCCACCGAATTGGCCTTCCTCAAGAGATTGGATCTCTCGGCGGAGGAGCGTGGGGACCACATCGCGCGCGTGCGCAAGTACGACACGGACATGGCGCAGGTGATGGCCAAATACCGCGCCGAATGGTGGACCGCGGTGAGCCCCGAGTTCACGCACACGCTGGAAGCGGCGGGGCAAAAGCAGCTTCAAATCGACGAGACCGATCGGCTCCTTCAATACGAAAAAGCGTACGCAACCTATGCGACGCACCGCGAGATGTTCCTCGCCGGCAAGAGCGGGGAGTTCGACGCGATCGTGCCGCAGCTGGAGGTGATGAACCAAGCTCTCACCGATCTCGTGCACATCAATGCGACCTTCGCCGAACTTTCCAACAAGGACGCGCAGGTCACCGTCGAGCGCACGCGGTCGCGGCTATGGGTCGCCGGCGCGGCCTTGGCGTTGGCCGCACTCGCGGTGGCGTGGTGGCTCTCGCGCTTGGTCGTCGTGTCGGTGACGGTGTTGCGCAATGCCACCATGCGGCTCGCCAAAGGCGATCTCGACGTCGACCTGGGCAACGAGGACGACATGCGCGCGAACTCCGACGAGGTCGCGCAGATGACCCTGCAGTTCAAACGGTTCGTCGGTGTCTTGCGCACGCTCATCGGCAGCGTCCAAGCGGGGGCCGATGCCCTGGCCGTCGCGGCCGCGCAGGTCTCCTCGTCGTCGCTGCTCTTGTCCCAAGGCACGAGCACGCAGGCCGTGAGCGTGCGCGAGACGAGCGCTGTGCTCGAGCGCATGGGCACGTCGATCGCGCAGACCGCCCGGAGCAGCCGCAAGGTCGAAGAGATCGCGCGTCACGGCGTGGTCGCCGCCGAAGAAGGGTGCAAGTCGGTGCAGGAGAGCGTCACCTCGATCGAGGCCATCGCCTCCAAGATGTACATCGTGCAGGACATTGCCTACCAAACGAACCTCTTGGCCCTCAACGCGGCCCTCGAGGCCGCGCGCGCCGGCGAGCATGGCCGCGGCTTCGCCGTCATTGCGGACGAAGTTCGCAAGCTCGCCGAGCGCACGCAGAGCGCCGCCAACGACATCCGAGAGCTCGCCTCGAGCAACACGCGCATCGTCACCCGCTCCGAACAGCGCATCGCGGAACTCGTCCCCTCCATCCGCCGCACGGCCGAATTGGTGCAGGGAATGGCCGGCGCGGCCAACGAGCAAGCGGCCGGCGTCTCGCGCATCAACGTCGCCATCGCCCAGACCGATCGGGTCACCCAGCAAAACGTCCACGCGGCCCAGGAGCTCGCCTCCACCGCCGAGGAGGTCTCCGCGCAGGCCGATGCACTGCGCGATCTAGCCTCCTTTTTCCGCCTCCCGGCCTGGTCCTCGACGGCCAACGTCACTACGAAAAAGACGGACCCCGAGCCCACCTCCCCCTCCGAGTTTCCCACCGCCCGCGATTCGAAGCCGCCCTCCTACGACGGTGACAACGCGGCCTGA
- a CDS encoding serine/threonine protein kinase has product MAVEIENCPATEASPNGDPFQWVGHVLEGRYAVEALVGEGGFAVVYRGHHAGLDESVAIKCLKIPRKMAGEERDRFLRSFLDEGKLLYRLSRGNASIVRSLDVGVATSPNGTWTPYLVLEWLEGRTLEDDLNLQRRKGLTRTLAEARALLEPAARALGTAHAQGVAHRDIKPANLFLCTVDGKRTLKVLDFGIAKVIAESTDLRRAHEATGTSLQAFTPRYGAPEQFDRRFGATGAWTDVFALALILVEVVVGKSAMQGEGVELFLMASNLHERPTLRTFGVDEGGAVERVLARALAVHPTDRYAHANAFWDALTAAMNDGEAAAVSPRPQVDPLAQTVPSARDVLTEGPISPVPSGRTPVAMARSSSERGRSGRGSLPSWSGQRGSLERAVPTVQAISGAVPDDDAPAPSSSSARTMLPWIGLAAVVAVGGAWAYSEWTREESHYRALSYRGAGRGPHGSSLALESAGAGAMTCPNGLVPFSDDAIEGALCIPSELQNAPIVDGSLRQGDIELKLRGGTLRPPEVTLDSVFARITAEDAKDGGSVRSGSIEKSPDSFSFAGTLRGKAFFERTVSEADRFVGFQLVYPESARKVLEPKLGFMIPSFARRR; this is encoded by the coding sequence ATGGCAGTCGAAATCGAGAATTGTCCGGCTACGGAAGCATCCCCCAACGGTGATCCTTTTCAATGGGTTGGCCACGTCCTGGAAGGGCGTTACGCCGTGGAGGCCTTGGTGGGCGAAGGCGGCTTTGCCGTCGTCTACCGAGGGCATCACGCCGGGCTCGATGAATCGGTGGCCATCAAGTGCCTCAAGATCCCGCGCAAGATGGCCGGCGAAGAGCGCGACCGCTTCTTGCGGTCGTTCCTCGACGAGGGAAAGCTCCTCTATCGGCTGTCGCGCGGCAACGCGAGCATCGTCCGATCGCTCGACGTCGGCGTGGCCACCTCGCCGAACGGTACGTGGACGCCGTACCTCGTGCTCGAGTGGCTCGAGGGGCGCACCCTCGAAGACGATTTGAACCTGCAGCGCCGCAAAGGCCTCACGCGCACCTTGGCGGAAGCGCGTGCGCTGCTCGAGCCGGCGGCGCGCGCGTTGGGGACCGCGCACGCCCAAGGTGTCGCGCACCGCGACATCAAGCCGGCGAATCTCTTTCTCTGCACGGTGGATGGAAAGCGCACCCTCAAGGTCCTCGATTTCGGCATCGCCAAGGTCATTGCCGAGTCCACGGATCTGCGGCGCGCCCATGAGGCGACGGGAACCTCGCTGCAGGCTTTTACGCCGCGCTACGGCGCGCCGGAGCAGTTCGATCGCCGCTTCGGTGCGACGGGGGCGTGGACGGACGTGTTCGCGCTGGCGCTCATCCTCGTCGAGGTGGTCGTCGGCAAGTCGGCGATGCAAGGGGAGGGCGTGGAGCTTTTCCTCATGGCGAGCAACCTGCACGAGCGCCCCACGCTTCGGACCTTCGGCGTCGACGAAGGCGGCGCCGTCGAGCGCGTGCTGGCGCGCGCCTTGGCGGTGCATCCGACGGATCGCTATGCCCATGCCAACGCCTTCTGGGACGCGCTCACCGCCGCGATGAACGACGGCGAGGCCGCCGCCGTCTCGCCACGCCCGCAGGTGGATCCGCTCGCGCAAACCGTTCCCTCGGCGCGCGATGTTCTCACCGAGGGGCCGATCTCGCCGGTGCCGAGCGGGCGCACGCCCGTGGCCATGGCGCGCTCGTCGTCCGAGCGGGGTCGCTCGGGCCGGGGCTCGCTTCCGAGCTGGTCGGGGCAACGGGGAAGTCTCGAGCGGGCGGTGCCCACCGTGCAAGCCATCTCGGGCGCCGTGCCCGACGACGACGCGCCGGCACCGTCATCTTCGTCGGCGCGCACCATGCTGCCCTGGATCGGGCTTGCGGCCGTCGTGGCCGTGGGCGGTGCATGGGCGTACTCCGAGTGGACGCGCGAGGAAAGTCACTACCGCGCCCTCTCGTACCGCGGCGCGGGCCGCGGCCCGCATGGATCGTCGCTGGCCTTGGAATCGGCGGGCGCTGGCGCGATGACCTGCCCGAACGGCCTGGTTCCCTTTTCGGACGACGCCATCGAGGGCGCGCTTTGCATCCCCAGCGAGCTGCAAAACGCGCCCATCGTCGATGGATCCCTGCGCCAAGGCGACATCGAGTTGAAGCTTCGTGGCGGCACCCTGCGTCCGCCCGAGGTCACGCTCGACAGCGTGTTCGCGCGGATCACCGCGGAGGATGCCAAAGATGGCGGCTCGGTGCGGAGCGGCTCCATCGAGAAGAGCCCCGACTCGTTCTCCTTTGCGGGCACCTTGCGCGGGAAAGCATTTTTCGAGCGCACGGTGAGCGAGGCCGACCGCTTCGTGGGATTCCAGCTCGTCTACCCCGAGTCGGCGCGCAAGGTGCTCGAGCCCAAGTTGGGATTCATGATCCCGTCCTTCGCGCGCCGCCGCTGA